The Thermotoga sp. Ku-13t DNA segment AGAGAAAATCCTACACGTCTCTGGATCAGTTCAGGGGTAAGGTCAGTGGCTCGAAGATCCTGAACAACGAACAGATAGATCGAAGACACATCTACGTTGCGAGGATCGATCCAAACCTGTGCAACATGTGCGACGTGTGCAGGAGAGTATGCATCTACGATGCACCTTACAGGACACAGAAGACGTACGTGATCTCAGATGCCTGTGATGGTTGCGGGCTTTGTGTGAAGCTCTGCCCAGTGAAGGCGATCAGTCTCGTAGCAAGGGGGAAGGAGCCGTGAAGAAACTTTTCACAGACGTTGCAATCATAGGTGGTGGGGGAGCGGGGCTTCGTGCGGCGATCGCTGCGAAGGAGAAAATTCCTTCTCTCAAGGTGATGCTCCTGAGCAAAAAACCACTTGGAGTTGGAGGAACCACCGCGATCGCATGTTCAGACAGAATGGCGTTCCATGCAACCCTGCCTTACACGTTACTGGAAAAAGACAACTGGCGCCACCACGCGATGGACATCTACAGGATAGGTGGCGAAGTTTCAGACTACAATCTTGCAGAAATCCTCGCGAAAGAGAGCGCGGACGCGCTGGAATATTTGCTGAGTTTGAGCGTTCCGTTCGCGAGGACGAAAGATGGAAAAATAGATCAGTTCCTTACGGATGGTTCCATCTATCCACGCGCGTGCTACGTGGGACCTGAAACCGCCGTGGAGATACACAGAGCCCTTCTGAGAAGATTCAAAAGTTTGGACATAGACCTCCACGAAAACGCTATGCTGTACGATTTCATCGTGAAAGAGAACAGAGTCGTTGCAGCGAAATTTGTCAATACGACGACAGACGAACCGTTCTGTGTGTTTGCCAAGTCCTTCGTCCTGGCAACGGGCGGTGCTGGAAGACTCTTCAAAAGAAATGTCTTTCCTTCGGAAATGATGGGAGACGGTTATGCGGCAGCGCTCAGAGCCGGTGCGGAGCTTGTCAATCTCGAATTCATGCAGATAGGCATCTGCCATCCGCACATCCTCTTCGCAAGCTCCGGTAGCATGTTCAGAAGCTTGCCACGTGTCGTGGACGAGAACGGCGAAGAGTTCTTGACGAAATACCTTAGCCCGGACGACGTGAACCGCCTCACGGAGCTTCAGTTCAAAAAAGGTGCACACTGGCCCGTTTCTTACGAATCGCCAACGAAGGTCATAGACCTCGCCGTTTACGCACATCTGGAGAAGGGTCACAGGGTGTTTCTGGACTTCACGAAGAATCCTTCCTACTTTTCTCCTGAGTCTGTACCGGAAGAGATACTCAAATGGAGCGAGAAGGTGGATACAAAACTTTTCGCTCTGCCCACACCGTACGAAAGGCTGTTGAAGATAAACCCGGCGGTTGTCGAGTGGCTCAGAGAAAGACACATCGATCTGTCGAAAGAACCGCTGGAAGTTCAGAATGCGCTCCAGCATTTTCAAGGTGGTGTCAAGATCAACGAGCGTGCCCAAACGTCGCTGAAGGGGCTCTACGCAGCTGGTGAATGTGCGGGAGGCCAGCACGGGGCGAACAGACCTGGGGGAAACTCGCTCCTCGACACGCAGGTGTTTGGAAAAATTGCAGGTGAGAATGCGGCACTCGAAGCGCAGAACACACATATCTCTGACTTTCAAGTGGAGGAAGAAAGAATCACCGGGCAGATTCCGGCAACAGAGGCGCGAAATAGGATCATGGAACTTGTCTCCAGGCATGGTTTTCTTGTACGGTTCGATGACGAACTCAGAAAAGCACTCGACGAGCTTGAAAGGCTCGAAGCGAAAGGTATCGCGAAGGACGAGAAAGGTCTCGCGTTTTTGCTCGAGACGAGGAACATGCTCGCAGTCGCCAGGGCTATCCTCACGGCAGAACTCATTCGAAGCGAGAGCAGGGGTCCACATTTGAAATTCGAAACCTTCAATCCACCTGTGATGAAGTTTGTACCGAGAAAAGATGAATGGAACAAGTACATCGTCCTTCGCCTTGTGGATGGACAATTGAAGCACGAGATCAGAGAACCTGTTAGGCCCAGGGAGGAAGAAAGATGAGATTCAGGGCGATGGTTCTTGAGAAATTCAACGAACCTCTTAGAATGAAAGAATTCGAGGTTGGCGAACTCCCCGAAGGTAGTGTGCTCATGAGGATGCTCGCCAGCGGGGTTTGTGGGAGCGACGTTCACATCGCGAAAGGAGAAGATCCCAGAACACCGGTTCCGATCATCCTCGGCCATGAAGGTGTCGGAGAAGTGATAGAAGTCGTAGGTGAAAGGAAGGATCTGAACGGTGAACCCATCAAACCTAACGATCGCATCATCTGGAACAGGGGTATCGTGTGCAGGAAATGTTATTGGTGCACCGTCGCAAAACAGCCACACCTGTGTCCGAACAGGAAAGTCTACGGTATAAACATGTCGTGCGGGGACTATCCTCACCTGCTCGGTTGCTACGCCGAAGCCGTTGTACTGCTTCCTGAAGTGGAAGTGCTGAAAATTCCCAAGAACATCGACCCAGCTTCCGTCGTGATTGCTTCCTGTTCTGGTGCGACCGCCATGAACGCGCTCGATTCTCTCTCAGAACCGCTCGCTGGAAAGACCGTGGTGATACAGGGGGTTGGGCCTCTGGGAATCTTCGCGGCCGTGGCGGCAAAGAGCATGGGGGCTTCGATCGTCGCGGTCATTGGAGGCTCTCCCGAAAGGTTGAGCGTTGCGAAGGATTTCGTCGATGTTCTGATCAACAGGAGAGAACTTTCAGAAGAGGAGAGAAGAAAGAAGATCCTCCAGCTCACACACAACCGTGGAGCGGACATCGTCATAGAGGCTGCAGGGGATAGCCGTGCGCTGATGGAAGGGTTCAATTTGCTCAGACGTGGCGGGACTTATCTGATCACGGGCGTGGCGGTTCCACAGGATCCGATCCCGGTTTCTGTTTATGAAAATCTCGTTCTTAAAGGCATCACACTCCAAGGTGTTTGGGTCAGTGATACGAGACATCTCGTGCGGGCTGTGAACGTGGTAATTTCACACGAATCGCTGTTTGCAAAACTCATCACCCACAGGTTCAGACTTGAAGAAGTAAACGAGGCACTCAGATATGTTGAAGAACGAAAAGCGTTGAAGGCCATCATCCATTTTGAATAAAAAACCGCGCGGAGAACCGCGCGGACAACATAGCAACCACCCTGAAACAGGGGCGAGTGAAGTAACACGCTAAAAGTTCAGGCCAAAACCTATCCTGAATGAGGGCCTCTTCGTCGAAAGATCGTAAGTGGCTCCCACCAGTGCGAAGAAATTCTTTGTGAAATTGAATTTGACCGCGCCCGAAAGGGCAAACGCATTCTCGTTGAAGAGTCCCAGTGTTATCGTGACTTCGTCGAAGCCAATAACGGCCCCGAAGGACCACTCCGGGGATTTGAACGTCGCATTCTGCAGCGATATCTTTATTGGATAGAGGCTTGCAAAGAGCGAGAGAAAGTTCGTAAGTTTTGAAACGTCCGAAAAGCCCAGCAAAAGGTACGTTTCTTCACCGTGACTGATCCTCGCCCCCACTTTCAAACCTTCACTGCCGACCAGTTTTTCTAAGGTCGCAGAGAATTCGAGCGACGGTATTTCAACGTTGGCGCTCACCACGATGCCGAGCTCCGTCCACAACACAAGATCGATCTGGCATTGAAAGTTTCCATCGTAGATCAAAACGGCGTAGACTTCGCTCGGCTGTTTCTCGTTCTCTTCGAAGAAAAGCTTTGCGATTTCGTCCAGATTTCCAGACGAGTACAGAGGTTCCTTCGGCAAGGTTGAAGCGACACTCGCCTTGGCGTATATCGCAACGTACTGAAACCCATCGTCCCTTTTGAGTGTGACAACACCGATCAGAGAAAAATCATCCCTGCTTATTTCAAGCTCGCTGTCGAACCGTGTTGGGCCGTAAGGATCGGCGATCGAAACCCTCGTCACGACGGAATCGTCCAGCACCCGGATTGGGGTGAGTTCGAATTTCAATCCTCTTCCAGTTCTAACACCTGTCGTCAACGACAGTTCTTCGCTCACTATCGTTATCGAAGCCTTCTGGTTCAGGATCGTGGACAGCCATGGTCTTGTGGACGATTCACTTTTTTCCACCTTCTGACCTGCTTCGAAGCTCATCTGAAGAAAGGTAAGGGCAACGTTGAGCTGCATCTCTTTTGGAAGGTAGCTGAATGAGAAGAAGATTCCATCTTTTGGAAATTCGGCCGAAAGCTCCTTCAGGTTGAACTTGGTCACTGTCTCCTCGTTCAGCTGAACCATCTCGAACTGGTAGATGACGATCTCCACCGCCGTGACGAGAACAGAAAAAAGCATCAACAACAGAAGAACGATTTTTTTCACGATGGATGCTCCTCTCAAAGTTTCTCAACGCTCAGGAATATGACCAGTTCTCGCTGCGAGGACGACTCTGATCTGGTTCCAAAAAGATATCTCAACAAGGGTATCCTCGACAACAACGGTAAACCAGAGTTGCTCTGAGAATCGCTCTCGACAGTCAAACCGCTCACCACCACGGTTTGACCGCTCCTGATGATCACCGTGGTTGACATCTCGTTCCTCTTCGTCGAGAGCGTTCTGGTCGTTCGACCATTCGAAAAATAGCTCACACTCGGTGTGAGCGATACCTCTATCTCGTTATCGCCCACGACTCTCGCCACTATGTCCAGCCCTATGCCCACGTCGACAGTCTGTATCGTCGCGGCGGCCCCTTCAGGTTGAACTATTATGATCTCTCGCTGCCCGACGAACAGTTTCGCCGGCTTGTTCTCCTTCGCTATGATCCAGGGGTCTGCCTTTATCTTCGCCTGACGCTGTTCTTCGAGGGCGGCTATCCTCGCGACGATCTGTCCAAACACGTCCGTTTGGATCGCGAGCACACCCGAAACGAGCCCCGTTATCGCCTGCCAGTTCTCGTTGAACTGCTGATTCGCCCCGAAGCTGTAACCGATTTCTTCTAGGCCAAGGTCTGAAAGTTTGTCCTTTGATATCTCGGTCACCAGCACGCTGATCTTCACCTGACTAGGCGCGACATCTATCTGATCGAGCACCTTCTCAAACTCTTTCACGATCTCTTCCGGTGCCGTGATCGTGACCTGGTTCGTTTCGGCATCGAACTTCAAGAACGGCTCGAACGTTTTGGGTATCAAATTCCTGATCGAATCCACACTCAGATACTTCGGTTTGAACGTTTTTGTCCTGGCGATGTGTCTGAAGGCCGGATTGTTCGGATCCGGTGAACCGACGAAATAGAAACCGTCCAATTTTACATACGTGTATCCTCCAGGCATGAGTATCATCTTCAGCGCCCGTTCCAGCGGAACATCCTGCAGTTCTATGGTCACAAAACCACTCACCGTGTTGTCCGCTATGATGGGTACACCAGTCTGTGCCGAGATATCCGCCAGAACGTCCAGGATGTACGTGTCCTGGAATATGTTCGTCACTAAAGGTTCCTTTTCAAGAAAACACAGCACGCTGAGCAGTAACAGCGAAAAGACTGTCCACCTTCTCATTTTTCCTCGCCCCTTTCTATTCTGATTCTCTGCTTGTTGACGATCGGCTCCAGACCTTCCACGTCCAGCCGTGCCGTGACCACGTACTCGCCACTCTTCAAATCGGCGTCAAGAACGACCATGAAAAGTCTCTGCGTTCCTGGCAGTATCGGATTCTCTTCGGTGTACGAAGCACTGACAACGCGCTCGGTCGATTCAGGGTATATGATCCCGTTCTCCTCCCGCTGTGGGATCACTTTCTCCAGTCCCACAGTTATCGAAGGAAGAATGTGTATGTTTCCCTCGTTAATAACGAGTACGTCGATGGCCAAGCTTTGTTCGGTTGGAACGATGCGCGCAATCTGCATCGAAGATTTCTTAACCATTTCTTCGTCCTTTCCAACGAACACAAGCAGGTTGGCACCCTGTTCAACCTTCAGATCCTCCGCGGTCGCAACGAACAGAAGATCGAAATACTGACCCCCCCTGATCCCCTCTGGAGGTCTCGCACTTATCCTCACCCTTCTGCTCTGATTTGGTTTAAGCTGAAACGAAGTCGGACTGATCTCGATCCAGTCCGGCGCTTGGCCTCTCATCTCTATGGGAACCAGTTCGCCTGTCAGATCGT contains these protein-coding regions:
- a CDS encoding secretin N-terminal domain-containing protein, whose product is MRRWTVFSLLLLSVLCFLEKEPLVTNIFQDTYILDVLADISAQTGVPIIADNTVSGFVTIELQDVPLERALKMILMPGGYTYVKLDGFYFVGSPDPNNPAFRHIARTKTFKPKYLSVDSIRNLIPKTFEPFLKFDAETNQVTITAPEEIVKEFEKVLDQIDVAPSQVKISVLVTEISKDKLSDLGLEEIGYSFGANQQFNENWQAITGLVSGVLAIQTDVFGQIVARIAALEEQRQAKIKADPWIIAKENKPAKLFVGQREIIIVQPEGAAATIQTVDVGIGLDIVARVVGDNEIEVSLTPSVSYFSNGRTTRTLSTKRNEMSTTVIIRSGQTVVVSGLTVESDSQSNSGLPLLSRIPLLRYLFGTRSESSSQRELVIFLSVEKL
- a CDS encoding FAD-binding protein is translated as MKKLFTDVAIIGGGGAGLRAAIAAKEKIPSLKVMLLSKKPLGVGGTTAIACSDRMAFHATLPYTLLEKDNWRHHAMDIYRIGGEVSDYNLAEILAKESADALEYLLSLSVPFARTKDGKIDQFLTDGSIYPRACYVGPETAVEIHRALLRRFKSLDIDLHENAMLYDFIVKENRVVAAKFVNTTTDEPFCVFAKSFVLATGGAGRLFKRNVFPSEMMGDGYAAALRAGAELVNLEFMQIGICHPHILFASSGSMFRSLPRVVDENGEEFLTKYLSPDDVNRLTELQFKKGAHWPVSYESPTKVIDLAVYAHLEKGHRVFLDFTKNPSYFSPESVPEEILKWSEKVDTKLFALPTPYERLLKINPAVVEWLRERHIDLSKEPLEVQNALQHFQGGVKINERAQTSLKGLYAAGECAGGQHGANRPGGNSLLDTQVFGKIAGENAALEAQNTHISDFQVEEERITGQIPATEARNRIMELVSRHGFLVRFDDELRKALDELERLEAKGIAKDEKGLAFLLETRNMLAVARAILTAELIRSESRGPHLKFETFNPPVMKFVPRKDEWNKYIVLRLVDGQLKHEIREPVRPREEER
- a CDS encoding zinc-binding dehydrogenase, whose protein sequence is MRFRAMVLEKFNEPLRMKEFEVGELPEGSVLMRMLASGVCGSDVHIAKGEDPRTPVPIILGHEGVGEVIEVVGERKDLNGEPIKPNDRIIWNRGIVCRKCYWCTVAKQPHLCPNRKVYGINMSCGDYPHLLGCYAEAVVLLPEVEVLKIPKNIDPASVVIASCSGATAMNALDSLSEPLAGKTVVIQGVGPLGIFAAVAAKSMGASIVAVIGGSPERLSVAKDFVDVLINRRELSEEERRKKILQLTHNRGADIVIEAAGDSRALMEGFNLLRRGGTYLITGVAVPQDPIPVSVYENLVLKGITLQGVWVSDTRHLVRAVNVVISHESLFAKLITHRFRLEEVNEALRYVEERKALKAIIHFE